Proteins co-encoded in one Hymenobacter swuensis DY53 genomic window:
- a CDS encoding DUF4919 domain-containing protein produces the protein MINLQTALLTLVFCNVTAIAIGQETSIKIPTDDDKYSKYVKQLEGSNINIDYTDFRNSFLDSKQFSRKGKNYDTLKKQVYAETKNKNYQAVVSLTQEMLSIDYTSMFAHKYLQQTYKILGDTVNQKKYHDIEFGLLYSITRSGDGKTCETGWHVTQIEEEYFILNMIGAQLQTQSTSSGGKNACDKMVVKTEGGEIKTYYFEANKVFEQERKLLEK, from the coding sequence ATGATAAATCTTCAAACTGCATTACTTACACTTGTTTTCTGTAACGTTACTGCAATTGCCATTGGGCAAGAAACCAGTATTAAAATTCCGACTGATGATGACAAGTATTCAAAATATGTCAAACAGCTTGAGGGGAGTAATATTAATATCGATTATACAGACTTCAGAAATAGCTTTTTAGACAGCAAGCAGTTTAGTCGCAAGGGGAAAAATTACGACACCCTTAAGAAGCAAGTGTATGCTGAAACAAAGAACAAGAACTACCAGGCAGTTGTAAGCCTAACGCAAGAAATGCTGAGTATTGACTATACAAGTATGTTTGCGCACAAGTATTTACAACAGACTTATAAAATACTGGGCGATACCGTAAACCAGAAAAAGTATCACGATATAGAATTTGGTCTATTGTATTCCATCACAAGAAGCGGAGACGGCAAAACTTGTGAAACTGGGTGGCATGTCACACAGATAGAGGAAGAATATTTTATTCTCAACATGATAGGCGCTCAACTGCAAACACAAAGCACAAGCAGCGGAGGTAAAAATGCTTGTGACAAAATGGTTGTTAAGACTGAAGGCGGTGAAATCAAAACTTACTACTTTGAAGCGAACAAGGTATTTGAACAAGAGCGGAAACTCTTAGAAAAATGA
- the pta gene encoding phosphate acetyltransferase — protein sequence MSKAVFIATAEPYSGKSVVTLGLVHLLLSQAQKVGYFKPIITPLSASQPDAHIETVLQHFQLPLAYPDTYATTGQEALHLTETGRVGELLDTIIHRFKQLEAAHDFVVVEGTDFVGTGLALELDLNWQVARNLSIPAILLISGLGKTVEQLVNMALSIRRDALDSEVQVLALVLNRVAPEQADEVRARLRDQLPPDTQLAVIPENQALRSPTMQEIHDQLGGELLFGADQLTNPVDHFINGSMQVPNFLLRLEENVLIITPGDRADLILSALQANMSASYPRVAGLVLTSGYRPEDSVLRLIEGLPVAVPMLLVESGTFQTTTRIGSIQARIGPQQTKKIRLAIQTFERHLDAPRLLEQLSTFAPRGLTPHMFQYQLLQWARSQRKHIVLPEGNDDRVLRAAARLLEQDVVSLTILGDPTQILAAAKRLGRPLDPQRVQLLDPARSALFQDFAETLFELRRSKGVTLEMARDLMTDVSYFGSMMVYKGLADGMVSGAVHTTQHTIRPALQFIKTRPGVSVVSSVFFMCLPDRVAVFGDCAVNPNPTAEQLAEIAISSADSSRRFGIEPRVAMLSYSSGTSGEGADVDKVRQATQLVRQLRPDLLVEGPIQYDAAVDPAVGQQKLPGSPVAGQASVLIFPDLNTGNNTYKAVQRETGALAIGPMLQGLNKPVNDLSRGCTVDDIYNTVLLTAIQAQG from the coding sequence ATGAGCAAAGCCGTTTTCATTGCCACTGCCGAGCCGTACAGCGGCAAATCCGTTGTGACGCTGGGGCTGGTGCACCTGCTGCTGAGCCAGGCCCAGAAGGTGGGCTACTTCAAGCCTATCATCACCCCGCTCAGTGCCAGCCAGCCCGATGCCCACATTGAAACCGTGCTGCAACACTTCCAGCTGCCGCTGGCCTACCCCGATACCTACGCCACCACCGGTCAGGAGGCCCTGCACCTCACCGAAACCGGCCGCGTCGGGGAACTGCTTGATACCATCATCCACCGCTTCAAGCAGCTCGAAGCCGCCCACGACTTTGTGGTGGTGGAGGGCACCGACTTCGTAGGCACCGGCCTGGCCCTGGAGCTGGACCTGAACTGGCAGGTGGCCCGCAACCTCAGCATTCCCGCCATTCTGCTGATTTCGGGCCTCGGCAAAACCGTGGAGCAGCTCGTGAACATGGCCCTTTCCATCCGCCGCGACGCCCTCGACAGCGAGGTACAGGTGCTGGCCCTGGTGCTCAACCGCGTGGCCCCCGAGCAGGCCGACGAAGTGCGTGCCCGCCTCCGCGACCAGCTCCCGCCCGACACGCAGCTGGCCGTGATACCGGAAAACCAGGCCCTGCGCAGCCCCACTATGCAGGAAATCCACGACCAGCTGGGCGGGGAGCTGCTGTTCGGGGCCGACCAGCTCACCAACCCCGTCGACCACTTCATCAACGGCTCGATGCAGGTGCCCAACTTTTTGCTGCGCCTGGAGGAAAACGTGCTCATCATCACGCCCGGCGACCGGGCCGACCTTATTCTGAGTGCCCTGCAGGCCAATATGTCGGCCAGCTACCCGCGCGTAGCGGGGCTGGTGCTCACCAGCGGCTACCGGCCCGAGGACTCGGTGCTGCGCCTGATTGAGGGCCTGCCCGTGGCCGTGCCCATGCTGCTGGTTGAATCGGGCACGTTTCAGACCACTACCCGCATTGGCAGCATTCAGGCGCGCATCGGACCGCAACAGACCAAGAAAATCCGGCTGGCCATCCAGACGTTTGAGCGCCACCTCGATGCGCCGCGCCTGCTGGAGCAGCTCAGCACGTTTGCGCCGCGTGGCCTCACGCCCCACATGTTCCAGTACCAGCTGCTGCAGTGGGCGCGCAGCCAGCGCAAGCACATTGTGCTGCCCGAGGGCAACGACGACCGGGTGCTGCGCGCGGCGGCCCGCCTATTGGAGCAGGACGTGGTGAGCCTCACCATCCTCGGCGACCCAACCCAGATTCTGGCCGCCGCCAAGCGCCTCGGCCGCCCCCTGGACCCGCAGCGCGTGCAGCTGCTGGACCCGGCCCGCTCCGCGCTGTTCCAGGACTTCGCCGAAACCCTGTTTGAGCTGCGCCGCAGCAAGGGCGTGACCCTGGAAATGGCCCGCGACCTGATGACTGACGTGTCGTATTTCGGCTCGATGATGGTGTACAAGGGCCTGGCCGACGGCATGGTGTCGGGGGCGGTGCACACCACGCAGCACACCATTCGGCCGGCGCTGCAGTTTATCAAGACGCGGCCGGGCGTGTCGGTGGTGTCGTCGGTGTTCTTTATGTGCCTGCCGGATCGGGTGGCAGTGTTCGGCGACTGTGCCGTGAACCCCAACCCCACCGCCGAGCAACTGGCCGAAATTGCCATTTCCTCGGCCGACAGCTCCCGGCGCTTCGGCATCGAGCCGCGGGTGGCCATGCTGTCCTACTCCTCCGGCACCTCCGGCGAGGGCGCCGACGTGGATAAGGTACGCCAGGCCACCCAGCTCGTGCGCCAGCTCCGCCCCGATTTGCTGGTGGAAGGCCCCATCCAGTACGATGCCGCCGTGGACCCCGCCGTGGGCCAGCAGAAGCTGCCCGGCTCGCCGGTAGCCGGCCAGGCCAGCGTGCTCATCTTCCCCGACCTGAACACCGGCAACAATACCTACAAAGCCGTGCAGCGCGAAACCGGCGCCCTGGCCATCGGCCCGATGCTGCAGGGCCTGAACAAGCCCGTCAACGACCTGAGCCGCGGCTGTACCGTCGATGACATCTACAACACGGTGCTGTTGACGGCTATTCAGGCGCAGGGCTAG
- a CDS encoding YiiX family permuted papain-like enzyme, which yields MRRPLSIALALLLIVAAMSATYLQHRFSRFQRRHRGELTILSISLQLREGDLIFHTSRSAQSQAIQLATHSPYSHCGMLLRQGGEWQVLEAVQPVRLTPLEQWIGRGRGSHFVVKRLRDADQVLTPATRRQLRRTGLHYQGRAYDLYFGWSDERLYCSELLWKTYQQATGRKIGKLQRLREFDLSHPTVQQKLRERYGNHLPLNEPVISPVAMFDSPELVKVLQR from the coding sequence ATGCGTCGCCCTTTATCCATTGCGCTGGCCCTGCTGTTGATTGTCGCCGCCATGTCCGCTACATACCTGCAGCACCGGTTTAGCCGGTTTCAGCGGCGGCACCGGGGCGAGCTGACGATTTTGTCCATTTCACTGCAGCTACGTGAAGGAGACTTGATTTTTCACACCTCCCGCTCGGCCCAAAGCCAGGCCATTCAGCTGGCTACCCACTCGCCCTACAGCCACTGCGGCATGCTGTTGCGGCAGGGCGGCGAGTGGCAGGTACTGGAGGCCGTGCAGCCGGTGCGCCTTACTCCGCTGGAGCAGTGGATTGGGCGCGGCCGGGGTAGCCACTTTGTGGTGAAGCGCCTGCGCGATGCGGACCAGGTGCTTACCCCCGCCACCCGGCGCCAACTCCGGCGCACCGGCCTGCACTACCAGGGCCGCGCCTACGACCTGTATTTCGGCTGGAGCGACGAGCGGCTGTACTGCTCCGAGCTGCTCTGGAAAACCTATCAGCAAGCCACCGGCCGCAAAATCGGGAAGCTCCAACGGCTACGCGAGTTCGACCTCTCCCACCCCACCGTGCAGCAGAAGCTGCGGGAGCGGTACGGCAACCACCTGCCGCTGAACGAGCCGGTTATTTCCCCCGTTGCCATGTTTGACAGTCCGGAGTTGGTGAAGGTGTTGCAGCGGTGA
- the fabG gene encoding 3-oxoacyl-[acyl-carrier-protein] reductase: MTQLLDGKVALITGASKGIGRAIAVYFAQQGAQVAFTYLSSVEKGQQLETELAAHGSKVKGFRSDASIYAEAEKLVDDVVAEFGKLDILVNNAGITQDGLLMRMSEQQWDQVIAVNLKSVFNLTKAATKPMMRAKAGSIINMTSVVGIKGNAGQTNYAASKAGIIGFTKSVALELGSRNIRCNAIAPGFIETEMTDALDPKQVDEWRKAIPLKRGGKPEDIAKATAFLASDDSSYITGQVLQVDGGMLT; encoded by the coding sequence ATGACTCAACTGCTCGACGGAAAAGTGGCCCTGATTACGGGCGCTTCCAAAGGAATTGGCCGCGCCATTGCGGTGTATTTCGCCCAACAGGGCGCTCAGGTGGCCTTCACCTACCTTTCCAGCGTGGAGAAAGGCCAGCAGCTGGAAACCGAGCTGGCGGCCCACGGCTCCAAGGTGAAAGGCTTCCGCTCCGACGCATCCATCTACGCCGAAGCCGAGAAGCTGGTGGACGACGTGGTGGCCGAATTCGGCAAGCTGGATATTCTGGTGAATAACGCCGGCATCACCCAGGACGGCCTGCTCATGCGCATGAGCGAGCAGCAGTGGGACCAGGTTATTGCGGTGAACCTGAAATCAGTATTCAACCTCACCAAAGCCGCCACCAAACCCATGATGCGCGCCAAAGCCGGCAGCATCATCAACATGACCTCGGTGGTAGGCATCAAGGGCAACGCCGGGCAAACCAACTACGCCGCTTCCAAGGCCGGCATCATCGGCTTCACCAAATCGGTGGCGCTGGAGCTGGGCTCACGCAACATCCGCTGCAACGCCATTGCCCCTGGCTTTATCGAGACGGAAATGACCGACGCCCTCGACCCCAAGCAGGTGGATGAGTGGCGCAAGGCTATTCCGCTGAAGCGCGGCGGCAAACCCGAGGATATTGCCAAAGCCACCGCCTTCCTGGCCTCCGATGATTCGTCGTACATCACCGGCCAGGTGCTGCAGGTGGATGGCGGCATGCTGACCTAA
- a CDS encoding NAD(P)/FAD-dependent oxidoreductase, with translation MKTDICILGAGPGGATAALHLANGGHRCLLLDRATFPRDKVCGDALSGKVLSELRRIGEELPARLAAEPIQLPSWGIDFYAPNGRRLAVPFKPRYNPTHDRAAGHISKRIDFDNFLIEEVRRRPEIDFRENTDVARHEPLPGGGWRLLAADDQEIATCKLLLVANGAQSQFARVVGGHELEPAHHCAGLRAYYRGVQGLHPDNFIELHFIKEFLPGYLWVFPLPNGEANVGVGMLTEAVAKKKVKLRERLEEILHTHPALKDRFATAERLGPVRGFGLPLGSKRRPLSGSGYLLLGDAGSLIDPFSGEGISHAMVSGRHAADWAARALVAADVSAGFLKGYDNAVYNRLWQELRLSRGMQRLLGYPALFNFIANRAANNPTLAETISNMFLDLDLRERLRQPSFYLKLLLGK, from the coding sequence ATGAAAACTGATATCTGCATCCTTGGGGCGGGGCCGGGCGGGGCTACGGCGGCCCTGCACTTGGCCAATGGTGGCCACCGCTGCCTGCTACTCGACCGCGCCACGTTTCCCCGCGACAAAGTGTGCGGCGACGCGCTCAGCGGCAAAGTTCTCAGCGAGTTGCGCCGGATAGGGGAGGAGTTACCCGCCCGGCTGGCCGCCGAGCCCATCCAGCTGCCTAGCTGGGGCATCGACTTCTACGCCCCCAACGGCCGCCGGCTGGCCGTACCGTTCAAGCCACGCTACAATCCCACCCACGACCGGGCCGCTGGCCACATCAGCAAGCGAATCGATTTTGATAACTTCCTCATCGAAGAAGTGCGTCGCCGCCCCGAAATCGACTTCCGCGAAAACACCGATGTGGCCCGCCACGAGCCGCTACCCGGCGGAGGCTGGCGCCTGCTGGCGGCCGATGACCAGGAAATAGCCACTTGTAAGCTGCTGCTGGTCGCCAACGGGGCGCAGTCGCAGTTTGCGCGGGTGGTGGGCGGCCACGAACTGGAGCCGGCTCACCACTGCGCCGGTTTACGGGCCTACTACCGGGGCGTGCAGGGCCTGCACCCCGATAATTTCATCGAGCTGCACTTCATCAAGGAGTTTCTGCCGGGCTACCTCTGGGTATTTCCACTGCCCAACGGCGAGGCCAACGTGGGCGTGGGCATGCTCACGGAAGCCGTGGCCAAAAAGAAGGTGAAGCTGCGGGAACGGCTGGAGGAAATCCTGCACACCCACCCGGCCCTGAAGGACCGGTTTGCCACAGCCGAGCGCCTGGGGCCGGTGCGGGGCTTCGGGCTGCCGCTGGGTTCGAAGCGCCGGCCGCTTTCGGGCTCGGGCTACCTGCTGCTCGGCGACGCGGGCTCCCTCATCGACCCGTTTTCGGGGGAAGGCATCAGCCACGCCATGGTATCGGGGCGTCACGCCGCCGACTGGGCCGCCCGCGCCTTAGTGGCGGCGGATGTTTCTGCCGGCTTCCTGAAAGGTTACGATAACGCCGTGTACAACCGCCTCTGGCAGGAACTGCGCCTGAGCCGGGGTATGCAGCGGTTGCTGGGCTACCCCGCGCTATTCAACTTCATTGCCAACCGCGCCGCCAACAACCCCACCCTAGCCGAAACCATCAGCAACATGTTCCTCGACCTCGACCTGCGCGAGCGGCTACGCCAGCCCAGCTTCTACCTGAAGCTGCTGCTGGGCAAATAG
- a CDS encoding tetratricopeptide repeat protein has product MKAPILSLLASVTLLLAGACARATTADVERPTSAARNVARETNIARRADTVARAASLDASATASVAPATPLPVEPAARKTNADYRDEVRVADAALKSKPRDFDALLTRAKAKSHLKDYKEAVVDYNAALRLKPTNAEAYYNRGLNRLKLKEYNAAIIDFSKAVKYNPTDKEAYFGRGAAKMQLFNFKGAIPDFAKAISIDPAYADAYEYRGISYASINKPAEAKTDLEKAAQLNPEAVKSLRRYTGK; this is encoded by the coding sequence ATGAAAGCACCTATACTTTCCTTGCTTGCCAGTGTCACCCTGCTACTGGCCGGCGCCTGCGCTCGGGCCACCACCGCCGATGTAGAGCGCCCCACCTCAGCCGCCCGCAACGTGGCCCGCGAAACCAACATTGCCCGCCGCGCCGATACGGTAGCGCGTGCAGCTTCCCTCGATGCCTCAGCTACGGCTTCGGTAGCTCCGGCCACACCGCTGCCTGTGGAGCCCGCCGCCCGCAAGACCAATGCCGACTACCGCGACGAAGTTCGGGTAGCCGATGCAGCCCTCAAAAGCAAGCCCCGCGACTTCGATGCCCTGCTGACCCGAGCCAAGGCCAAAAGCCACCTCAAGGATTATAAGGAAGCTGTGGTGGATTACAACGCAGCCCTGCGCCTCAAGCCCACCAACGCCGAAGCCTACTACAACCGGGGCCTCAACCGCCTGAAGCTGAAAGAGTACAACGCCGCCATCATTGATTTCAGCAAGGCCGTGAAATATAACCCTACGGATAAAGAAGCTTATTTCGGGCGCGGGGCGGCCAAGATGCAGCTGTTCAACTTTAAAGGTGCCATTCCGGATTTCGCCAAAGCCATCAGCATCGACCCCGCTTACGCCGACGCCTACGAGTACCGGGGTATTAGCTATGCCTCCATCAACAAGCCCGCCGAGGCCAAAACCGACCTCGAAAAAGCTGCGCAGCTGAACCCCGAAGCCGTTAAGAGCCTGCGCCGGTACACGGGAAAGTAG
- the lpdA gene encoding dihydrolipoyl dehydrogenase, translating into MALQYDLVVIGSGPGGYVAAIRASQLGLKVGVVERESLGGICLNWGCIPTKALLKSAQVFEYLNHAKDYGLSAEGVGYDFGAVIQRSRGVADGMSKGINFLFKKNKIDAIMGTGKLLAPGKIELTKADGGKDTIEAKHIILATGARARELPALPIDGKKIIGYRQAMVLPELPKRLVVVGSGAIGVEFAYFYRTMGSEVTVVEYLPRIVPVEDEEISRQMEKSFKKIGVNVLTSAEVTKVDTSGEGCNVTIKTAKGDQQIACDVVLSAAGVVTNLENLGLEELGIKVEKGRVIVDDFYQTNVPGIFAIGDIVPGPALAHVASAEGIICVEKIAGHHPEPLNYQNIPGCTYASPEIASVGLTEAEAKNQGYDILVGKFPFSASGKASAAGVKDGFVKVIFDKKYGEWLGAHMIGANVTEMIAEVVVARKLETTGHEIIKAVHPHPTMSEAIMEAAAAAYGEVIHL; encoded by the coding sequence ATGGCATTGCAATACGACCTGGTCGTTATCGGCAGCGGCCCCGGTGGCTACGTAGCCGCCATCCGGGCTTCGCAGCTGGGCTTGAAAGTAGGCGTGGTGGAGCGCGAGTCGCTCGGCGGAATCTGCCTCAACTGGGGCTGTATCCCCACCAAAGCCCTGCTCAAGAGCGCCCAGGTATTCGAGTACCTCAACCACGCCAAAGACTACGGTCTGTCAGCGGAAGGTGTGGGGTACGACTTCGGCGCGGTGATTCAGCGCAGCCGGGGCGTGGCCGACGGCATGAGCAAGGGCATCAACTTCCTGTTTAAAAAGAATAAGATTGACGCCATCATGGGCACCGGCAAGCTGCTGGCTCCCGGTAAAATTGAACTCACCAAGGCCGATGGCGGCAAAGACACCATCGAGGCCAAGCACATCATCCTCGCTACCGGGGCCCGCGCCCGTGAGCTGCCGGCCCTGCCCATCGACGGCAAGAAAATCATCGGCTACCGCCAGGCTATGGTGCTGCCCGAGCTGCCCAAGCGCTTGGTAGTGGTTGGCTCCGGCGCTATCGGCGTGGAGTTTGCCTATTTCTACCGCACCATGGGCTCGGAAGTGACGGTGGTGGAGTACCTGCCCCGCATCGTGCCCGTGGAGGACGAGGAAATCTCGCGCCAGATGGAGAAATCCTTCAAGAAAATCGGCGTGAACGTGCTGACTTCGGCCGAGGTAACCAAGGTGGATACCAGCGGGGAAGGCTGCAACGTGACCATCAAAACGGCCAAAGGTGACCAGCAGATTGCCTGCGACGTGGTGTTGAGCGCCGCCGGCGTGGTGACCAACCTCGAAAACCTGGGCCTGGAAGAACTGGGCATTAAGGTGGAGAAGGGCCGCGTTATCGTCGACGACTTTTACCAGACCAACGTGCCCGGCATCTTCGCCATCGGCGACATCGTGCCTGGCCCCGCGCTGGCCCACGTCGCTTCGGCCGAGGGCATTATCTGCGTGGAGAAAATTGCCGGTCACCATCCCGAGCCGCTCAACTACCAGAATATCCCTGGCTGCACCTATGCCTCGCCGGAAATTGCCTCAGTAGGCCTCACCGAAGCCGAAGCTAAAAACCAAGGCTACGATATTCTGGTGGGTAAATTCCCGTTCTCAGCCTCCGGCAAAGCCTCGGCAGCCGGCGTAAAAGACGGCTTCGTGAAAGTCATCTTCGATAAGAAGTACGGCGAATGGCTGGGTGCTCACATGATTGGTGCCAACGTAACCGAAATGATTGCCGAAGTGGTAGTAGCCCGCAAGCTGGAAACCACCGGCCATGAAATCATCAAGGCCGTGCACCCGCACCCCACTATGAGCGAGGCCATCATGGAAGCCGCCGCCGCGGCCTACGGCGAAGTGATTCACCTGTAG
- a CDS encoding TetR/AcrR family transcriptional regulator has protein sequence MTNRKQHIADVALQLFGDKGFENTSTQLIAKAAGVSEALIFKHFGSKDQLLEFVIRNGYKRIIEDNRGGLAEADPLAFIYSVIELPYKLVQAEPHFWKLQYRLADSEMARQQHERFMKPVPSLLREAFKKLAYADPDKETELLLLLVEALWKMEATKTEEHGREMLDFIKGKYAQQ, from the coding sequence ATGACAAACCGCAAACAGCACATTGCCGACGTAGCACTGCAGCTCTTTGGGGACAAAGGCTTCGAAAACACTTCTACGCAGCTGATTGCAAAAGCAGCCGGCGTATCGGAAGCCCTGATTTTCAAGCATTTCGGCTCCAAAGACCAGCTGCTTGAATTCGTGATTCGTAACGGCTACAAACGCATCATCGAGGATAATCGTGGCGGTCTGGCTGAGGCAGATCCGCTGGCGTTCATCTACAGCGTGATTGAGCTGCCGTATAAACTAGTGCAGGCTGAGCCCCACTTCTGGAAGCTGCAGTACCGCCTAGCCGATTCGGAAATGGCCCGGCAGCAGCACGAGCGGTTTATGAAACCCGTGCCCTCCCTGCTACGCGAAGCCTTTAAGAAACTCGCCTACGCCGACCCGGACAAGGAAACCGAGTTGCTGCTGCTGCTGGTAGAAGCCCTTTGGAAAATGGAAGCCACCAAAACCGAGGAGCACGGCCGTGAAATGCTGGACTTCATCAAGGGCAAGTACGCGCAACAGTAG